In Deinococcus sonorensis KR-87, a single window of DNA contains:
- a CDS encoding N-acyl homoserine lactonase family protein, with translation MEERPPRSIVKRLYLMQVGSVPEYQIPIVCYLVQTEDGENILIDTGLPEVLPEEASDFENGEDVVRQLARIGLEPGDIGTVISTHYDIDHAGRHAAFPTAQYVVQRVHHLDAAGNPRFAANRPEWDQPMERIRLVDGDAELLPGLELIETSGHVPGHQSVLVRLPHTGTVVLTVDAVSFGQDFTRDLQDNGRNEDPEAIRRSTIKLLDLTEREAPCLVVFGHDQAQWAGLKKLPEFYE, from the coding sequence ATGGAAGAGCGTCCGCCCCGAAGCATTGTGAAGCGGCTTTATTTGATGCAGGTCGGCTCGGTACCGGAATACCAGATTCCCATTGTGTGTTACCTGGTGCAGACGGAGGACGGCGAAAATATCTTGATTGACACCGGTCTTCCAGAAGTCCTGCCCGAAGAGGCCTCAGACTTTGAAAACGGCGAGGATGTCGTTCGGCAACTGGCCCGCATTGGTCTCGAACCGGGTGACATTGGAACCGTGATTTCGACGCATTATGATATTGACCACGCTGGTCGACACGCGGCCTTCCCCACGGCGCAGTACGTGGTTCAGCGGGTTCACCATCTCGATGCGGCAGGCAATCCACGGTTTGCGGCCAACCGACCCGAATGGGACCAGCCGATGGAACGAATCCGGCTGGTGGACGGAGACGCCGAACTGCTGCCGGGGCTGGAGCTGATTGAGACGAGCGGGCACGTGCCGGGACATCAATCGGTGCTGGTCCGTCTGCCGCACACCGGGACGGTGGTGCTCACGGTCGACGCGGTCTCCTTCGGCCAGGACTTTACCCGTGACCTTCAGGACAACGGGCGGAATGAGGATCCCGAAGCCATCCGCAGGAGCACCATCAAGCTGCTGGATCTGACCGAGCGCGAGGCGCCCTGTCTGGTGGTGTTCGGACATGATCAGGCGCAGTGGGCCGGATTGAAAAAGCTTCCGGAATTTTACGAGTAG